From Streptomonospora salina, the proteins below share one genomic window:
- a CDS encoding transposase — protein sequence MSELMIFQYRQPDVHGIRPFSGSSEADEERFTVFVDQVFRGLPCIEQRMSAASYLRGVLTTEGRKSINRIGESLGLSATARHSLRHFVNDSPWDWGGVRNEIVRWIERVESVRAWVFAPVFMPKRGAMSVGVHKAFVPVKERTMNCQIGIGLFLAAAGRTIPVDWRLVLPREWIQDGGLRSQHRCFRASSLVRASGWCEPGTEGSRPPLPAGYSMA from the coding sequence ATGAGTGAATTGATGATCTTTCAGTATCGCCAACCGGATGTGCACGGTATCCGACCGTTCAGCGGTAGCTCGGAGGCGGACGAAGAGCGCTTCACGGTATTCGTCGACCAGGTGTTCCGTGGTCTCCCGTGTATCGAGCAGCGCATGTCGGCCGCCTCCTACCTGCGCGGGGTCCTCACCACCGAAGGCAGGAAGTCGATCAACCGAATCGGGGAGTCGCTCGGGCTGTCCGCGACGGCGCGGCACTCCCTGCGCCATTTCGTGAACGACAGCCCGTGGGACTGGGGCGGTGTCCGGAACGAGATCGTCCGGTGGATCGAACGGGTCGAGAGTGTCCGCGCCTGGGTTTTCGCTCCGGTTTTCATGCCGAAACGCGGAGCGATGTCGGTAGGCGTACACAAAGCTTTCGTTCCGGTTAAGGAACGGACAATGAACTGCCAGATCGGGATCGGCCTGTTCCTCGCGGCCGCCGGCCGCACCATTCCCGTCGACTGGCGCCTGGTTCTTCCCCGCGAGTGGATCCAGGACGGCGGCCTCCGGTCCCAACACCGTTGTTTTAGGGCATCTTCGCTGGTAAGGGCCTCGGGGTGGTGCGAGCCTGGCACCGAGGGTTCGCGGCCGCCTCTACCCGCGGGATACTCGATGGCGTGA
- a CDS encoding CDP-alcohol phosphatidyltransferase family protein: MAAVASFALLAALSAGTGMGAAGWIAGAVCIAATWFAYTAAQHRHRAGPASPADAVTLARTGLIAGVAALVADGLVVPGASPSWWPAGLAAAALALDTVDGAVARRTRTASELGAGFDMEADALLLLVLSVHAAAAVLGWWVLAIGLMRYVFAAAGRLVPRLRAPLPPSDARRVVAALQGLALVALAPGVLPYPVAAAVAAGALALLLWSFGRDTARLLRSG; this comes from the coding sequence GTGGCCGCTGTCGCGTCGTTCGCGCTGCTGGCCGCGCTGTCCGCCGGAACGGGGATGGGCGCGGCCGGGTGGATAGCGGGGGCGGTGTGCATCGCCGCCACCTGGTTCGCCTACACCGCCGCCCAGCACCGCCATCGGGCGGGTCCCGCGAGTCCGGCGGACGCGGTGACGCTGGCGCGCACCGGACTGATCGCGGGCGTCGCCGCCCTGGTGGCCGACGGACTGGTCGTCCCCGGCGCGTCGCCGAGCTGGTGGCCGGCCGGTCTCGCCGCGGCGGCGCTGGCGCTGGACACCGTCGACGGTGCGGTGGCGCGCCGCACCCGGACGGCCTCCGAGCTCGGTGCCGGGTTCGACATGGAGGCCGACGCGCTGCTCCTGCTGGTGCTCAGTGTGCACGCGGCCGCTGCGGTGCTGGGCTGGTGGGTGCTCGCGATCGGCCTCATGCGCTACGTGTTCGCCGCTGCGGGGCGGCTGGTTCCGCGCCTGCGCGCGCCGCTCCCGCCGTCCGACGCGCGCCGGGTCGTCGCCGCGCTGCAGGGGCTCGCGCTGGTCGCCCTCGCCCCGGGAGTGCTGCCGTACCCGGTGGCCGCGGCCGTGGCCGCAGGCGCGCTGGCGCTGCTGCTGTGGTCGTTCGGGCGCGACACGGCCCGGCTGCTGCGTTCGGGATAG
- a CDS encoding MFS transporter, with protein MTRHRTGGAGPATRAPSGATATAAVPAVRLAAAGISLIAACYGLARFAYGLFVPVLSAEFGLSAAAAGTIASASYTGYCVAVLAASAATPRWGPRAVAVAAGTAATSGTALIAAAPAAPVLAAGVVFTGISSGAASPPLAGAVARWVAPERSARVQSVVNAGTGLGVMVSGPVALLFAQEWRLSWAAFACAAAAATLWAAAVIPAHRPGGADSDGPRHSPALLPSGALRLLAAAGAMGAASSAVWTFGRDVAVAQGASTTASTVMWIALGAFGLLGSLTGDIAARAGLRKAWAGGMLGLAAATFGLVLASGAAPGIHVAGGLFGAVYIALTGVLLLWGTRVYSTVPAFGVGAAFLAIAVGQAAASPLVGLLSDAFGPTLAFAAAAALSLAGAALGPADRTRRPLGGPAGESRPPAAQQGPVPCGR; from the coding sequence ATGACACGGCATCGCACCGGCGGCGCCGGCCCGGCGACACGGGCTCCGTCCGGCGCAACGGCGACCGCCGCTGTGCCCGCCGTGCGGCTGGCCGCCGCCGGAATCTCGCTCATCGCGGCCTGCTACGGCCTCGCACGCTTCGCCTACGGCCTGTTCGTACCGGTCCTCAGCGCGGAATTCGGCCTCAGCGCCGCCGCGGCGGGCACCATCGCCTCGGCGAGCTACACCGGCTACTGCGTCGCGGTCCTCGCCGCGTCCGCCGCCACCCCCCGCTGGGGGCCGCGCGCGGTGGCGGTCGCAGCGGGAACCGCCGCGACGTCGGGAACCGCGCTCATCGCCGCGGCCCCCGCCGCCCCGGTCCTCGCCGCCGGAGTGGTCTTCACCGGAATCAGCAGCGGCGCGGCGTCGCCGCCGCTGGCCGGGGCGGTCGCGCGCTGGGTGGCGCCGGAGCGGTCCGCCCGCGTGCAGAGCGTCGTCAACGCCGGCACCGGCCTCGGAGTCATGGTGTCCGGCCCCGTCGCGCTGCTCTTCGCCCAGGAGTGGCGGCTGTCCTGGGCGGCGTTCGCCTGCGCCGCAGCCGCCGCGACACTGTGGGCGGCAGCCGTGATTCCGGCGCACCGTCCCGGCGGCGCCGACAGCGACGGCCCGCGGCACTCCCCCGCCCTGCTGCCCTCCGGGGCGCTGCGCCTGCTCGCCGCCGCAGGCGCCATGGGCGCGGCCAGCTCCGCGGTGTGGACCTTCGGCCGCGACGTCGCCGTCGCCCAAGGCGCGAGCACCACCGCCTCCACCGTCATGTGGATCGCCCTGGGCGCATTCGGCCTGTTGGGGAGCCTGACCGGCGACATCGCCGCGCGCGCGGGACTGCGCAAGGCGTGGGCCGGCGGGATGCTCGGGCTGGCGGCCGCCACCTTCGGGCTGGTGCTGGCGTCGGGCGCCGCGCCCGGCATCCACGTCGCCGGAGGCCTGTTCGGCGCCGTCTACATCGCGCTGACCGGGGTGCTGCTGCTGTGGGGCACGCGGGTCTACAGCACCGTACCCGCCTTCGGCGTCGGCGCCGCGTTCCTGGCGATCGCGGTGGGCCAGGCCGCGGCGTCGCCGCTCGTCGGACTGCTCAGCGACGCCTTCGGCCCGACACTCGCCTTCGCGGCCGCCGCCGCGCTGTCGCTCGCCGGCGCCGCGCTCGGACCCGCGGACCGCACCCGGCGCCCCCTCGGCGGCCCGGCAGGCGAATCCCGGCCGCCTGCCGCACAGCAAGGACCGGTGCCCTGCGGGCGGTGA
- a CDS encoding NADAR family protein — MKRAEPGSVAELRERAARGERVKYLFFWGHRPRRDGSPGAECLSQWWSGGFDVDGVHYPAAEHWMMAEKARLFGDAAAEQRILDAASPGAAKSAGREVRGFALMRARAELGPAP; from the coding sequence ATGAAGCGAGCAGAGCCCGGGTCCGTCGCCGAGCTGCGCGAACGGGCCGCCCGGGGCGAACGCGTGAAGTACCTGTTCTTCTGGGGCCACCGGCCCCGGCGCGACGGGTCGCCGGGGGCGGAATGCCTGAGCCAGTGGTGGAGCGGCGGGTTCGACGTCGACGGCGTGCACTACCCCGCCGCGGAGCATTGGATGATGGCCGAGAAGGCCCGCCTGTTCGGCGACGCCGCCGCCGAACAGCGGATCCTGGACGCCGCGAGTCCGGGCGCTGCCAAGAGCGCGGGCCGGGAGGTGCGCGGCTTCGCGCTCATGCGTGCCCGCGCAGAGCTGGGTCCGGCGCCCTAG
- a CDS encoding TetR/AcrR family transcriptional regulator, translating to METRADTTPAGRRILDAAGGLFYREGINAVGVALVSDTAGVTKKTLYDRFGSKDELVVHYLRRRHENWWAHLDERLDAAPPPRTLALMDAYLSHPELEVGRGCAFINAAAELPAGHAGWKTIREHKEAVRARIAELIAEDAPGADAEDLAEHVFLLLEGAIAHRGIDEGELRVRTARDLAARLLADAAPPG from the coding sequence ATGGAGACACGAGCGGACACGACGCCGGCCGGGCGCCGCATCCTCGACGCCGCGGGCGGCCTGTTCTACCGCGAGGGCATCAACGCGGTCGGGGTGGCACTGGTGTCGGACACGGCCGGCGTGACGAAGAAGACCCTCTACGACCGCTTCGGCTCGAAGGACGAGCTGGTCGTGCACTACCTGCGGCGCCGGCACGAGAACTGGTGGGCCCACCTCGACGAGCGCTTGGACGCGGCGCCGCCGCCCCGCACGCTCGCGCTGATGGACGCCTACCTCTCCCACCCGGAGCTGGAAGTCGGCCGCGGCTGCGCCTTCATCAACGCGGCCGCGGAACTCCCGGCCGGGCATGCGGGGTGGAAGACGATCCGCGAGCACAAAGAGGCGGTCCGAGCCCGCATCGCCGAACTGATCGCCGAGGACGCGCCCGGGGCCGATGCCGAGGACCTGGCCGAACACGTCTTCCTGCTGTTGGAAGGCGCCATCGCCCACCGCGGCATCGACGAAGGGGAACTGCGCGTGCGCACGGCCCGCGACCTGGCGGCCCGCCTCCTCGCCGACGCCGCACCCCCCGGGTGA
- a CDS encoding IS4 family transposase produces MTNAADRASFGVLTQTFDPHLVEEVATRGGALQQRRRELPARLTLYLVLALWLWRNLSYKEVWRRLADGCAFSGGARELAVPASGAPEASSVSRARQRLGTEPLTLLFARTAGPLAESDTPGAWWRGYRLTAVDGTCLDTPDTTANRAAFGGPSEGAFPQLRLVAHCEIGTRCLIDASFDAYTTSEKALCERMAASFAPDMLTVFDSGFCGSDLYCTITATGAQVIMRAGAQFALAPVEVLADGSYTAHLSKGGPLVRVVEYTVYTDTVTAHGGHTTAGETITLVTSLIDPVLHPIADFPGLYAARWESEILYDAVKTELRGGTTVRFRSQSPDLIRQEAWALLLVYQAVSDLITRAAGYAQLDPDRISFTTALNTARRSVNRTGGRFSP; encoded by the coding sequence GTGACGAACGCGGCTGACCGCGCCTCTTTCGGGGTGCTGACCCAGACCTTCGACCCGCACCTGGTCGAGGAGGTGGCCACCCGGGGCGGCGCCCTCCAGCAACGGCGGCGCGAGCTGCCCGCACGGCTGACCCTGTACTTGGTCCTGGCGCTGTGGCTGTGGCGCAACCTCTCCTACAAAGAGGTCTGGCGCAGGCTGGCTGACGGCTGCGCGTTCAGCGGCGGGGCCCGGGAGTTGGCCGTGCCGGCCTCGGGCGCGCCCGAGGCCTCCAGCGTGAGCCGGGCCCGGCAGCGGCTGGGCACCGAACCCCTCACGCTGCTCTTCGCCCGCACCGCCGGGCCCCTGGCCGAGAGCGACACCCCGGGAGCATGGTGGCGCGGCTACCGCCTGACTGCGGTGGACGGCACCTGCCTGGACACCCCCGACACCACCGCGAACCGGGCCGCGTTCGGCGGCCCCTCTGAGGGGGCCTTCCCTCAACTGCGTCTGGTCGCCCACTGCGAGATCGGCACCCGCTGCCTCATCGACGCGTCCTTCGACGCCTACACCACCAGCGAGAAAGCCCTGTGCGAGCGCATGGCGGCCTCGTTCGCGCCCGACATGCTCACGGTCTTCGACTCGGGGTTTTGCGGCAGCGACCTGTACTGCACGATCACCGCCACCGGCGCCCAGGTCATCATGCGCGCCGGCGCCCAGTTCGCCCTGGCCCCCGTCGAGGTCCTGGCCGACGGCTCCTACACCGCGCACCTGTCCAAGGGCGGTCCGCTGGTGCGTGTGGTCGAGTACACCGTCTACACCGACACCGTCACCGCACACGGCGGCCACACCACGGCCGGGGAGACGATCACCCTGGTCACCAGCCTGATCGACCCGGTGCTCCACCCCATCGCCGACTTCCCGGGGCTGTACGCGGCCCGCTGGGAATCGGAGATCCTCTACGACGCGGTCAAGACCGAACTGCGCGGCGGAACGACGGTGCGGTTCCGCTCCCAGAGTCCCGACCTCATCCGTCAGGAGGCCTGGGCGCTGCTGCTGGTCTATCAGGCGGTCTCGGACCTGATCACCCGCGCCGCCGGGTACGCACAGCTCGATCCCGACCGCATCAGCTTCACCACCGCGCTCAACACCGCCCGCCGCTCGGTCAACCGGACCGGTGGGCGTTTTTCCCCCTGA